In Oryza brachyantha chromosome 2, ObraRS2, whole genome shotgun sequence, a single window of DNA contains:
- the LOC121053476 gene encoding probable choline kinase 2, with amino-acid sequence MPPVAIYLYIHIFILLVHRCLSAAAYAPASPPSASPPAQPVRVYREGVEVFFDRETEVRTFECMSRHGHGPRLLGRFPNGRVEEFIHTRSMCQSLCQMEVLSKVEVRFSPRPSRMPVVWSHHRQAED; translated from the exons ATGCCCCCAGTTGCAATCTACCTCTACATCCACATCTTCATTCTCCTCGTCCACCGCTGCCTTTCCGCCGCCGCATATGCCCCCGCGTCCCCTCCTTCGGCGTCTCCTCCCGCCCAGCCGGTGAGGGTGTACAGGGAAGGCGTGGAGGTCTTCTTCGACAGGGAGACCGAGGTGCGCACGTTCGAGTGCATGTCGCGGCACGGCCACGGCCCCCGCCTCCTCGGCCGCTTCCCCAACGGCCGCGTCGAGGAGTTCATCCACACCAGG agcatgTGCCAAAGCCTTTGTCAGATGGAGGTACTttcgaaggttgaagtgaggttcagtccgcggccgtcaagaatgcctgtggtgtggagtcATCATCGccaagctgaagattag
- the LOC102715645 gene encoding uncharacterized protein LOC102715645, giving the protein MESPVRSSATAAAAGGGGGSSDWAELLEDILLTVMEQLDVPDLVRSGAVCGWWRAASAAVRRARFPLPSSAKQLPCLFYACEAYSPAAAAVHCPFTGESVRVPFPLAPVAGHHVVGAGHGWVVTADENSNLRLLNPITGAQASLPPITGIHHVETVPGGALRYNVYLNGGPGLDRVPRLLTAGKAQKRMYHRVVLSRSPSSAGPGACVALMAHMSYGELSFARLGDERWTWISPDEHPHLGPSACGFRDFFHDDDDGMFYALRLDGSIYTLDLNGDSPVVKQITGGVPQQWFPSTYILRAPWGDILQVRRWRRFFALMETETPSSSQHTLNSLKVDDDDLESVTGSDNDLESVITGSDDDLESITGLDDDNDLESVMGLDDDDRVTSYLQLRTTHIEVLKVDFDRRRLVKMGSLDDHALFLGANTTMCLSTKDYPMLKPNCAYIADNSSEYIGDHVKGLPEIGIWDMEAESLQRFKCAEDSPPWLNWPTPVWIKPSLL; this is encoded by the coding sequence aTGGAATCACCTGTTAGATCGAgtgccactgccgccgccgcaggaggaggaggaggtagcTCCGATTGGGCGGAGTTGTTGGAGGACATTCTCCTGACCGTCATGGAGCAGCTGGACGTCCCGGACCTTGTACGCTCCGGCGCCGTCTGCGGCTGGTggcgcgccgcgtccgccgccgttcgccgcgccCGCTTCCCCCTCCCGTCCTCGGCGAAGCAGCTCCCGTGCCTGTTCTACGCCTGCGAAGCCtactccccggccgccgccgccgtccactgCCCCTTCACCGGCGAGTCCGTCCGTGTCCCGTTCCCGCTCGCACCTGTCGCCGGCCACCACGTGGTCGGCGCCGGCCACGGCTGGGTCGTCACCGCCGACGAAAACTCCAACCTCCGACTCTTGAACCCCATCACCGGCGCCCAGGCCTCTCTCCCGCCCATCACCGGCATCCACCACGTGGAGACCGTCCCCGGTGGCGCGCTCAGGTACAACGTCTACCTGAATGGGGGGCCGGGGCTCGACCGGGTGCCCCGCCTGCTCACCGCCGGTAAGGCGCAGAAGCGCATGTACCACCGGGTGGTCCTCTCCCGCAGcccgtcctccgccggcccCGGCGCCTGTGTCGCGCTGATGGCGCACATGAGCTACGGCGAACTCTCGTTCGCCAGGCTCGGCGACGAGCGCTGGACGTGGATCTCGCCGGACGAACACCCCCACCTCGGCCCAAGTGCGTGTGGCTTCCGCGACTTCttccacgacgacgacgacggcatgTTCTACGCGCTCCGCTTGGATGGATCCATCTACACCCTGGATCTCAACGGCGACTCTCCCGTCGTGAAGCAGATCACCGGCGGAGTCCCACAGCAGTGGTTCCCTTCCACCTACATCCTCCGCGCGCCATGGGGTGACATCCTTCAAGTACGGAGATGGCGGCGTTTCTTCGCCTTGATGGAAACTGAAACACCGTCATCATCACAGCATACACTTAATAGTCTCAAggtagacgacgacgacctagAATCTGTCACGGGTTCCGACAACGACCTAGAATCTGTCATCACGGGCTCCGACGACGACCTAGAATCTATCACGGgcctcgacgacgacaacgacctAGAATCTGTCATgggcctcgacgacgacgaccgcgtaACTTCGTATCTGCAGCTCAGGACGACCCACATCGAAGTGCTCAAGGTCGATTTCGATCGACGACGGCTGGTCAAGATGGGGAGCTTGGATGATCACGCTCTCTTCCTCGGTGCCAACACCACGATGTGCCTCTCGACCAAAGATTATCCGATGCTGAAGCCAAACTGCGCATACATCGCCGACAACTCGTCCGAGTATATCGGTGACCACGTGAAAGGCTTGCCAGAGATCGGCATCTGGGACATGGAAGCCGAGAGCTTGCAGAGGTTCAAGTGCGCCGAGGACTCGCCGCCATGGCTCAATTGGCCCACCCCTGTTTGGATAAAACCTTCGCTTTTGTAA
- the LOC102715919 gene encoding uncharacterized protein LOC102715919, whose amino-acid sequence MESPVRLSVAAAGGGGSSDWAELLEDILLTVMEQLDIPDLVRSGAVCGWWRSASDAVRRARFPLPSSAQQLPCLFYACKDCSPAASAAVHCPFTGESVRVPFPLAPVAGHAVVGAGHGWVVTADENSNLLLFNPITGAQASLPPITGIRHVETVAGEARRDCIYHRVVLSRSPSSAGPGACVALMAHMSYGELSFARLGDERWTSISPDEHPHLGRSACGFGDFFHDDDDGIFYALRFDGSICTLDLNGDSPVVKQITGRVPPLWFPPTVYILRAPWGDILQVRRWRRYFDLVLQTDALSSSHLTLSRLKVDDDGLKPITRFDELVNPYRELRTVDIEVLKVDFDRRSAVKMSSLDDHALFLGYNTTMCLSTKDYPMLKPNCAYITDDTSEYIGNRKNGWREIGIWDMKAKSLQRFECAEDSPPWLNWPTPVWIKPSFL is encoded by the coding sequence atGGAATCACCTGTTAGATTGAgtgttgccgccgccggaggaggaggtagcTCCGATTGGGCGGAGTTGTTGGAGGACATTCTCCTGACCGTCATGGAGCAGCTGGACATCCCGGACCTTGTACGCTCCGGCGCCGTTTGCGGCTGGTGGCGCTCCGCATCcgacgccgtccgccgcgcccgctTCCCCCTCCCGTCCTCGGCGCAGCAGCTCCCGTGCCTATTCTACGCCTGCAAGGACTGCTCccctgccgcctccgccgccgtccactGCCCCTTCACCGGCGAGTCCGTCCGTGTCCCGTTCCCGCTCGCACCTGTCGCCGGCCACGCCGTGGTCGGCGCCGGCCATGGCTGGGTCGTCACCGCCGACGAGAACTCCAACCTCCTACTCTTCAACCCCATCACCGGCGCCCAGGCCTCTCTACCGCCCATCACCGGCATCCGCCACGTGGagaccgtcgccggcgaggcgcggcGGGACTGCATTTACCACCGGGTGGTCCTCTCCCGCAGcccgtcctccgccggcccCGGCGCCTGTGTTGCGCTGATGGCGCACATGAGCTACGGCGAGCTTTCGTTCGCCAGGCTCGGCGACGAGCGCTGGACGTCGATCTCGCCGGACGAACACCCCCACCTCGGCCGAAGCGCGTGTGGCTTCGGCGACTTCttccacgacgacgacgacggcataTTCTACGCGCTCCGCTTCGATGGATCCATCTGCACCTTGGACCTCAACGGCGACTCTCCCGTCGTGAAGCAGATCACCGGCCGAGTCCCACCGCTGTGGTTCCCTCCGACCGTCTACATCCTCCGCGCGCCATGGGGTGACATCCTTCAAGTACGGAGATGGCGGCGTTACTTCGACTTGGTGCTGCAAACCGATGCACTATCATCATCACACCTTACACTTAGTCGTCTCAAggtagacgacgacggcctGAAACCTATCACGCGCTTCGACGAACTCGTAAATCCATATCGGGAGCTCAGGACGGTGGACATCGAGGTGCTCAAGGTTGATTTCGATCGACGAAGCGCCGTCAAGATGAGCAGCTTGGATGATCACGCTCTCTTCCTCGGTTACAACACCACGATGTGCCTCTCGACTAAAGATTATCCGATGCTGAAGCCAAACTGCGCATACATCACCGACGACACGTCCGAGTATATCGGCAATCGCAAGAACGGCTGGCGAGAGATTGGCATCTGGGACATGAAAGCCAAGAGCTTGCAGAGGTTTGAGTGCGCCGAGGATTCGCCGCCATGGCTGAATTGGCCCACCCCTGTTTGGATAAAACCTTCGTTTTTGTAA